Genomic DNA from Panthera uncia isolate 11264 chromosome E3, Puncia_PCG_1.0, whole genome shotgun sequence:
GCTTCCAGTCCTGGCTACCACTTTTCCTACCCGccgaggcaggggagggtggttgAGAAGCCACGGGGGCATGGGCCTCCTGAGAACTTCCAGCTGGACACCAGGAACAGGGGTCTCTGACCCTTGCTCTTCCCCGTCCCTATGCACACACGGGCACATGCTCGCACATGCACacgctcgcacacacacacacgcagcacTGCAGGCGTGGGGTTGGAGAGACCAGAGAGGCGAAGTCCTTGGGAGACTTTTTATTGACTCTTTTCAGAAAGTTCTTCTCGCTGGAACAGTGGTGGGAATCTCTTCCTGGGCCACCGTCGTGGGTCAGGAGTGCGTCTGCTTGTGCTCGGGGCTCTGCTGGGCCGCAGGCTCTTCTTCCGCACCCTCCTTCTCCTGCCGCTCGGCCTCTATCAGCAGCAGCTTGCCCTGCACTGGGagctcctcctcgtcctcctcctcttcctcctcctcgtcctcctcctcctctcccccctcttctccctccccctcggACGACAAGGAGAAGTTATCCTGACTCACGCAGGCCATGAGCTTCTTCATGGGGGATTCGTAGCCCCGGCCGTGGCCAGTGCTGAGCTTGGCACAGCGGGAACCCATTGCCCGCGTTGGCTGCCTCTCCAGACTAGGAGGGAAGGCCACTGGAGATGGGGGGAGTGGAGGGGCTGTGAGGACAGTAGGCAGGGCGCTGACATCACAAAGGGGCCCCTggagccccgccccccgccctcggACACCCGAGTCTGGGCTGACACCTGTCTCAGACCTCAGCCACCAGCAGCCCCCTCGAGGTTCCACCACCTACAGGCCAGGACGGAGTCAGAGTTCCAGGCCGGCCACCTTGCCTCATTTGTGCTGGCAAAAGTCCCCCTTTTAGCTGAGATGACAGTTGGGGATAGAATTTCCAGAAGCAGGAGAACACATAGGCTCCTCCCCACATTCCAGAAATACCCAGCCCCAGAGAGCCGTTGACATTATGTGAGGATGGGTTAGAATAGTGGTTACTTTGGGGGGCAGTTGGcttgagggaggagagaggctggaAATGTCTGGTTCCTTGACCTGGCGGTGGAggcaggggggggggcagcggggagggCTGCACAGGTGTACTTATAACTTGTGCCCTGTGTATAAGCTGTACTTCTGGAAGACTAGAAGTTTTCCTGTTTGTGGTCACAAGTCTTTGTACACGTGCCCATAGCACACGATTTCAGCACAGGGTGCATGGGAGGGGGGTGAGGAGTCATTTCTGAGCTCTTGCCTTTTTCTGCTccggagggagcatggccctgacGACAGGGATTTAAAATTTGTGGTAATGTCCAAAGagttcgaggggcgcctgggcggctcagtcggtgaagcatccgactttggctcaggtcacaatcgcacggtcagtgagttcaagcccctcccccgcacgtgctctgtctctgtcacaaaattaaaaaagacttctAGTGGCCGCCAAGGCCTCCCTCAGTCTAGCGCCTCTTGCTGGAGCATGCCAGACCTGCTTCCCATTCCCCAGCCACCCAGCACACCCTTGCCCACTCTGGGTAACGGGAGGATACCgtttattttgttcactttttttatCTGTGCCTGAGGGAGACTGGAcagcaaatttattatctcaagCTTTATTTGACAGATGACTTTGGTGCATTT
This window encodes:
- the PRM3 gene encoding protamine-3; translated protein: MGSRCAKLSTGHGRGYESPMKKLMACVSQDNFSLSSEGEGEEGGEEEEDEEEEEEEDEEELPVQGKLLLIEAERQEKEGAEEEPAAQQSPEHKQTHS